In Paracoccus jeotgali, the following are encoded in one genomic region:
- a CDS encoding NADH-quinone oxidoreductase subunit N: protein MPVGDLAPELAVLVTAVLVLLLAMFIPQRRHGLCAALALAGLAVAALIAVAQFDAHRLTFSGTFALDAATGAARVMILTVTALCVLLSPGWFASDRRHGEVYAMLLFSTLGAMAMAGAADLMQLVIGLLLSSITSYVLAAYHRDWSISVEAGMKYFLIGALANALMVIGVVLVLGMTGSTGYAGLKGAALTDALALVGLMLVLIGLLFKLGAMPAHTWVPDVAEGAPAPAAAFLTTVPKIPAALALIRLVALFPPEGALRLLIALIAAATMTLGNLAALWQDDVRRLIGWSSVSQAGYALMAVAVVGLSGEALPALIVFIGAYALATLTAFAVVTHLRGRTGLGDYAGLLRQQPLAASALIIAFLSLVGIPPLVGFLGKFALFLAAIEGGFAWLALLAVANSVLSLFYYARVIAPMIFQPAADAPETLDRHSKAVMVVAAAALVLLPVVGGLIWPALPVGLLP from the coding sequence ATGCCGGTCGGCGACCTCGCCCCCGAACTCGCGGTCCTCGTGACGGCGGTGCTGGTGCTGCTGCTGGCGATGTTCATCCCGCAGCGGCGGCATGGGCTGTGCGCGGCGCTGGCGCTGGCCGGTCTAGCGGTGGCGGCGTTGATCGCTGTCGCGCAGTTCGACGCGCACCGGCTGACCTTTTCTGGCACCTTCGCGCTGGACGCGGCGACAGGGGCGGCGCGGGTGATGATCCTGACCGTCACCGCGCTGTGTGTGCTGCTGTCGCCCGGCTGGTTCGCCAGCGACCGCCGCCATGGTGAGGTCTACGCCATGCTGCTGTTTTCGACGCTCGGCGCCATGGCGATGGCCGGGGCGGCGGATCTGATGCAGCTGGTGATCGGGCTGCTGCTGTCGTCGATCACCAGCTATGTGCTGGCCGCCTATCACCGCGACTGGTCGATCTCGGTCGAGGCGGGGATGAAGTATTTCCTGATCGGCGCGCTTGCCAACGCGCTGATGGTGATCGGGGTGGTGCTGGTGCTGGGGATGACCGGCAGCACCGGCTATGCCGGGCTGAAGGGGGCGGCGCTGACGGATGCGCTGGCGCTGGTCGGGCTGATGCTGGTGCTGATCGGGCTGCTGTTCAAGCTGGGCGCGATGCCGGCGCATACATGGGTGCCCGATGTGGCCGAGGGCGCGCCAGCCCCCGCCGCGGCGTTTCTGACCACCGTGCCCAAGATCCCCGCCGCCCTCGCACTGATCCGGCTGGTCGCGCTGTTTCCGCCCGAAGGGGCGCTGCGCCTGCTGATCGCGCTGATCGCGGCGGCGACCATGACGCTGGGGAACCTCGCCGCGCTGTGGCAGGACGATGTGCGCCGGCTGATCGGCTGGTCCTCGGTCAGTCAGGCGGGCTATGCGCTGATGGCCGTGGCGGTGGTGGGGCTGTCGGGCGAGGCGCTGCCGGCGCTGATCGTCTTCATCGGCGCCTATGCGCTGGCCACGCTGACCGCTTTCGCCGTCGTCACCCATCTGCGTGGCCGCACCGGGCTGGGCGATTATGCGGGCCTGCTGAGGCAGCAACCGCTGGCCGCTTCGGCGCTGATCATCGCGTTCCTGTCGCTGGTCGGCATCCCGCCGCTGGTCGGGTTTCTGGGCAAGTTCGCGCTGTTTCTTGCTGCGATCGAGGGCGGCTTTGCCTGGCTCGCACTGCTGGCGGTGGCCAATTCGGTGCTGTCGCTGTTCTACTATGCCCGCGTCATCGCGCCGATGATCTTTCAGCCCGCCGCGGACGCGCCCGAAACGCTCGACCGCCACAGCAAGGCGGTGATGGTCGTCGCGGCGGCGGCGCTGGTTCTGCTGCCGGTGGTGGGCGGGCTGATCTGGCCGGCGCTGCCCGTGGGGCTTTTGCCATAG
- a CDS encoding ornithine cyclodeaminase, producing MSIATPGPYSLVPFVSVDDMMRLIADTGVEKMLRDLADYIEDDFKRWDSFDKTPRIAAHSDDGVIELMPTSDGLTYGFKYVNGHPLNTRDGRQTVTAFGVLADVATGYPRLLTEMTLLTAMRTAATSALAGRYLMPQGARVMAMIGNGAQSEFQCLAFKAICGIDTVRLYDIDDRATQKLARNLADGGLRIVECASSQQAIEGAQIVTTCTADKQYATILTDNMVGAGIHINAIGGDCPGKTELHPDILRRSRIFVEFPEQTRIEGEIQQLDPDHPVTELWQVFAGQAPGRQSSAEVTLFDSVGFAVEDFSALRYIRDRLKVLPYFTDLDLLADPDDPRDLYGMIRRRAEAVEV from the coding sequence ATGTCGATCGCCACGCCCGGCCCCTATAGCCTCGTTCCCTTTGTCAGCGTCGACGACATGATGCGTCTGATCGCTGACACCGGCGTGGAAAAGATGCTGCGCGACCTTGCGGACTATATCGAGGACGACTTCAAGCGGTGGGACAGCTTTGACAAGACGCCCCGCATTGCCGCCCATTCCGATGATGGCGTGATCGAGCTGATGCCGACCTCGGACGGGCTGACCTATGGCTTCAAATATGTGAACGGGCATCCGTTGAACACCCGCGACGGCCGCCAGACCGTCACCGCCTTTGGCGTGCTGGCCGATGTGGCGACCGGCTATCCCCGCCTGCTGACCGAGATGACGCTGCTGACCGCCATGCGCACCGCCGCCACCTCGGCGCTGGCCGGGCGCTATCTGATGCCGCAGGGTGCGCGGGTCATGGCGATGATCGGCAATGGGGCGCAGTCAGAGTTCCAGTGCCTCGCCTTCAAGGCGATCTGCGGGATCGACACGGTGCGGCTGTATGACATCGACGACCGCGCGACGCAGAAACTGGCCCGGAACCTCGCCGATGGCGGACTGCGGATCGTCGAATGCGCCTCGAGCCAGCAGGCCATAGAGGGCGCGCAGATCGTCACCACCTGCACCGCCGACAAGCAATATGCGACCATCCTGACCGACAACATGGTCGGCGCGGGCATCCACATCAACGCCATCGGCGGCGACTGCCCTGGCAAGACCGAACTGCATCCCGACATCCTGCGCCGCTCGCGGATCTTCGTCGAGTTTCCCGAACAGACCCGGATCGAGGGCGAGATCCAGCAGCTCGACCCCGACCACCCGGTGACCGAGCTTTGGCAGGTCTTTGCCGGGCAGGCCCCCGGCCGGCAGAGTTCTGCCGAGGTGACGCTGTTCGACAGCGTCGGCTTTGCGGTCGAGGATTTCTCGGCCCTGCGCTATATCCGCGACCGGCTGAAGGTGCTGCCCTATTTCACCGATCTCGACCTGCTGGCCGACCCTGACGATCCGCGCGATCTCTATGGCATGATCCGGCGGCGGGCCGAGGCGGTGGAGGTTTAA
- the guaD gene encoding guanine deaminase yields the protein MRQLIRGRILDFHADPAETADHHRYIEDGAIVTDAGRIEAVGDYSALRQDGLAEIDHRPHLILPGFIDPHIHFPQLQVVASWGAQLLDWLQDYTFPAEAEFADPDHSRTMAGHFLDMLAMHGTTSAVAFCSSHRASAEALFGAALDREMALVAGKVMMDRGAIPAVHDTAQSSYDDSKALIRDWHGRGRLRYAVTPRFAITSTPEQLQAAGALAAEHPDCHIQTHMSENRDEIALTLQLYPQARDYLDVYETYGLVGPRTLLGHSIHLEPREIARMAETGARAVFCPTSNLFLGSGLFDADGLRAAGVVSGIATDIGGGTSWSMLATLAEGYKIMQLRGQKLTPFAAFHWATRGNALALGMADEIGTLAPGSAADLVVLNARATPAMALRMARAQTLSEELFILQIMGCDRAIAETYIAGRPMKAGRGKG from the coding sequence ATGCGTCAGTTGATCCGCGGCCGCATCCTCGATTTCCACGCCGACCCCGCCGAGACCGCTGACCATCACCGCTATATCGAAGACGGCGCCATCGTCACCGACGCCGGCCGGATCGAGGCGGTGGGCGATTACAGCGCCCTGCGTCAGGACGGTCTGGCCGAGATCGATCACCGCCCGCATCTGATCCTGCCCGGCTTCATCGACCCGCATATCCACTTTCCGCAACTGCAGGTCGTGGCCAGCTGGGGCGCGCAATTGCTGGACTGGCTGCAGGATTACACCTTCCCGGCCGAGGCTGAATTCGCAGATCCCGACCATTCGCGGACCATGGCCGGGCATTTCCTCGACATGCTGGCGATGCATGGCACCACCAGCGCGGTGGCCTTCTGCTCCTCGCACCGCGCCAGTGCCGAGGCGCTGTTCGGCGCCGCGCTCGACCGCGAGATGGCGCTTGTCGCGGGCAAGGTGATGATGGATCGCGGCGCCATCCCGGCCGTGCACGACACCGCGCAATCCAGCTATGACGACAGCAAGGCGCTGATCCGCGACTGGCACGGACGCGGCCGGCTGCGCTATGCGGTGACGCCGCGTTTCGCGATCACCTCGACGCCCGAGCAGTTGCAGGCGGCGGGGGCGCTGGCGGCTGAACACCCCGATTGCCACATCCAGACCCACATGTCGGAAAACCGCGACGAGATCGCGCTGACCCTGCAGCTTTACCCGCAGGCGCGGGATTATCTGGACGTCTACGAAACTTATGGCCTGGTCGGGCCGCGCACGCTGCTGGGCCATTCCATTCATCTGGAACCGCGCGAGATCGCGCGGATGGCGGAAACCGGCGCGCGCGCGGTGTTCTGCCCGACCTCGAACCTGTTTCTCGGCTCGGGCCTGTTCGACGCGGACGGGCTGCGCGCGGCCGGCGTGGTCAGCGGCATCGCCACCGATATCGGCGGCGGCACCAGCTGGTCGATGCTGGCGACGCTGGCCGAGGGTTACAAGATCATGCAGCTTCGCGGCCAGAAGCTGACCCCCTTTGCCGCGTTCCACTGGGCCACGCGCGGCAATGCGCTGGCCTTGGGGATGGCGGACGAGATCGGCACCCTCGCCCCCGGCAGCGCCGCCGATCTGGTGGTGCTGAACGCCCGCGCCACCCCCGCCATGGCCCTGCGCATGGCCCGCGCTCAGACCCTGTCGGAAGAGCTGTTCATCCTGCAGATCATGGGCTGCGACCGCGCCATCGCCGAGACCTATATCGCCGGTAGGCCGATGAAGGCGGGGCGGGGCAAGGGCTGA
- the xdhC gene encoding xanthine dehydrogenase accessory protein XdhC: MIRVRVLRALGSTPREEGAEMFVGLETLQGTIGGGQLEYMAIDRARQMLRRGEDSAQMDVPLGPQIGQCCGGRVWLGLDRGEPTPQTLPRALIFGAGHVGRALALALDPLPIRPTLIDSREAELSLAPAHLDTRLSVLPEAEIRAAEPGSAVVILTHDHALDFLLAVEALRRPDLAYVGMIGSASKRAQFRRFARGQQVDPARLVCAIGALPGPDGGIRHPDKRPAVIAAFTAAELLVRLSAHARTETPCVS, translated from the coding sequence ATGATCCGCGTCCGCGTCCTGCGCGCCCTCGGCTCGACCCCGCGCGAGGAAGGGGCCGAGATGTTCGTGGGCCTTGAGACCCTGCAGGGCACCATCGGCGGCGGGCAGCTGGAATACATGGCCATCGACCGGGCGCGGCAGATGCTGCGCCGGGGCGAGGACAGCGCGCAGATGGATGTGCCGCTTGGCCCCCAGATCGGGCAATGCTGCGGCGGCCGGGTCTGGCTGGGCCTCGACCGGGGGGAGCCCACGCCGCAGACCCTGCCCCGCGCGCTGATCTTTGGCGCCGGCCATGTCGGGCGGGCGCTGGCGCTGGCGCTTGACCCGCTGCCGATCCGCCCGACCCTGATCGACAGCCGCGAGGCCGAGCTGTCCCTCGCCCCCGCCCATCTCGACACCCGCCTCAGCGTGCTGCCCGAGGCCGAGATCCGGGCGGCAGAACCCGGCAGCGCGGTGGTGATCCTGACCCATGACCACGCGCTCGATTTCCTGCTGGCGGTCGAGGCGCTGCGCCGCCCCGACCTCGCCTATGTCGGCATGATCGGCAGCGCCAGCAAGCGCGCCCAGTTCCGCCGCTTTGCCAGGGGGCAGCAGGTCGATCCCGCCCGCCTCGTCTGCGCCATCGGCGCCCTGCCCGGCCCCGATGGCGGCATCCGCCACCCCGACAAGCGCCCCGCCGTCATCGCGGCCTTCACCGCCGCCGAGCTGCTCGTCCGCCTGTCCGCCCATGCCCGAACGGAGACCCCATGCGTCAGTTGA
- the xdhB gene encoding xanthine dehydrogenase molybdopterin binding subunit: MKDANQQLGHAHSSIPHDSAIKHVTGRADYTDDLPEPQGLIHAYLGLSQCAHGKITGMDFTDTLASPGVLGVMTAADLPGVNDVAPTGKNDDPVFADGEVRYWGQPVFAVLAETRDQARRAAHKARIDYDVLPHALDPIEARDAGMGYVTEPLTLKRGDAAAGLAAAPNRISGRMRIGGQDHFYLEGQIAMALPGEDDEVTIHVSTQHPTEVQHMVAHVLGVPASAVVVNVRRMGGGFGGKETQMNLFACVAAVAAKRLGRAVKLRPDRDDDMTATGKRHDFVVDYEVGFDDQGRILAVSGDWYARCGFSADLSGAVTDRALFHADNAYFYPDVELRSHPMRTNTVSNTAFRGFGGPQGVIVAERIVEQIAYRLGLDPLQVRRANLYRNGQLTPYHQEVTDQILPRILDELEASSDYHARRQAVLDWNARGGVIRKGIALTPVKFGISFTATHFNQAGALIHIYTDGSIHLNHGGTEMGQGLNTKVAQVVAEAFQVDLSRIKITKTTTEKVPNTSATAASSGTDLNAMAALNAAEQIRARLVEFVARTREVAPADVRFEAGHVIAGADVIPFAEVIEAAYLDRIHLSAAGYYRTPDIHWDRKTGRGRPFYYYAYGAAVSEVSVDTLTGEYVIDRSDVLHDVGRSLNPAIDKGQVEGAFVQGAGWLTSEELWWDDKGRLRTHAPSTYKIPLASDRPRIFNVKLAEWSENAERTIKGSKAVGEPPFMLPISVFEAINMAVASVSPTGQPALLDAPATPERVLMAIERLRR, from the coding sequence ATGAAGGACGCAAACCAGCAACTGGGCCATGCCCACAGCTCGATCCCGCATGACAGCGCGATCAAGCATGTCACCGGCCGCGCCGATTACACCGACGACCTGCCCGAGCCGCAGGGGCTGATCCACGCCTATCTGGGCCTGTCGCAATGCGCCCATGGCAAGATCACCGGGATGGATTTCACCGACACGCTGGCCAGTCCCGGCGTGCTGGGGGTGATGACCGCCGCCGACCTGCCCGGCGTCAATGACGTGGCGCCCACCGGCAAGAACGACGACCCGGTCTTTGCCGATGGCGAGGTGCGGTACTGGGGCCAGCCGGTCTTTGCGGTGCTGGCCGAGACCCGCGATCAGGCCCGCCGCGCCGCCCACAAGGCGCGGATCGACTATGACGTGCTGCCCCACGCGCTTGACCCCATCGAAGCCCGCGACGCGGGCATGGGCTACGTGACCGAGCCGCTGACCCTGAAGCGCGGCGATGCCGCCGCCGGGCTGGCAGCCGCGCCGAACCGGATCTCGGGCCGGATGCGGATCGGCGGGCAGGATCACTTCTATCTCGAAGGCCAGATCGCCATGGCGCTGCCGGGCGAGGATGACGAGGTCACGATCCACGTCTCGACCCAGCACCCGACCGAGGTGCAGCATATGGTCGCGCATGTGCTGGGCGTTCCGGCCAGTGCGGTCGTCGTCAATGTGCGCCGCATGGGCGGCGGCTTTGGCGGCAAGGAAACCCAGATGAACCTGTTCGCCTGCGTGGCGGCGGTGGCGGCCAAGCGGCTGGGACGCGCGGTCAAGCTGCGCCCCGACCGCGACGACGACATGACCGCGACCGGCAAGCGCCATGATTTCGTGGTCGATTACGAGGTCGGCTTTGACGATCAGGGCCGCATCCTAGCCGTCAGCGGCGACTGGTATGCCCGCTGCGGTTTCTCTGCCGACCTGTCCGGCGCGGTGACCGACCGGGCGCTGTTTCACGCCGACAACGCCTATTTCTATCCCGATGTCGAGCTGCGCAGCCATCCGATGCGCACCAACACCGTCAGCAACACCGCCTTTCGCGGCTTCGGCGGCCCGCAAGGCGTCATCGTGGCCGAGCGGATTGTGGAACAGATCGCCTATCGCCTCGGCCTTGATCCGCTGCAGGTCCGGCGCGCGAACCTGTATCGCAACGGGCAGTTGACGCCGTATCATCAAGAGGTCACCGACCAGATCCTGCCGCGCATCCTGGACGAGTTGGAAGCCAGCAGCGACTATCACGCGCGCCGTCAGGCGGTGCTGGACTGGAACGCCAGGGGCGGCGTCATCCGCAAGGGGATCGCGCTGACGCCGGTCAAGTTCGGCATCAGCTTCACCGCCACGCATTTCAACCAGGCGGGCGCGCTGATCCACATCTATACCGACGGCTCGATCCACCTGAACCATGGCGGGACCGAGATGGGTCAGGGCCTGAACACCAAGGTCGCGCAGGTCGTGGCCGAGGCGTTTCAGGTCGATCTGTCGCGGATCAAGATCACCAAGACGACGACGGAAAAGGTGCCCAACACCTCGGCCACCGCGGCGTCGAGCGGCACCGACCTGAATGCCATGGCCGCGCTGAACGCCGCCGAACAGATCCGCGCCCGGCTGGTCGAGTTCGTGGCCCGCACCCGCGAAGTGGCCCCGGCGGATGTGCGGTTCGAGGCCGGCCACGTCATCGCCGGCGCCGATGTCATCCCCTTTGCCGAGGTGATCGAGGCCGCCTATCTGGACCGCATCCATCTGTCCGCCGCCGGCTATTACCGCACGCCGGACATCCATTGGGACCGCAAGACCGGACGCGGCCGGCCCTTCTATTACTACGCCTACGGGGCTGCGGTGTCCGAGGTCTCGGTCGATACGCTGACCGGCGAATATGTCATCGACCGCAGCGATGTGCTGCATGATGTAGGCCGCTCGCTGAACCCGGCCATCGACAAGGGCCAGGTCGAGGGCGCCTTCGTCCAGGGCGCAGGCTGGCTGACCAGCGAAGAACTGTGGTGGGACGACAAGGGGCGGCTGCGGACGCATGCGCCGTCGACCTACAAGATCCCGCTCGCCTCGGACCGGCCGCGCATCTTCAACGTCAAGCTGGCCGAGTGGTCGGAAAACGCCGAACGCACGATCAAGGGCTCGAAAGCCGTGGGCGAGCCGCCCTTCATGCTGCCGATCAGCGTGTTCGAGGCGATCAACATGGCCGTGGCCTCGGTCTCGCCCACCGGCCAGCCGGCGCTGCTCGACGCCCCCGCCACGCCGGAGCGCGTGCTGATGGCGATCGAGAGGCTGCGCAGATGA
- the xdhA gene encoding xanthine dehydrogenase small subunit: MEHQMRFLLNGSEVALTEVGPADTLLDYLRLTRRLTGTKEGCAEGDCGACTVLVGRLTPDGLIYEPVNACIRFLASVHGCHVVTIEGMSAPGGGLHAIQQAMIDHHGSQCGFCTPGIVMSLYGLWMADPDAGPARIETALQGNLCRCTGYEPIIKAAVAAMDAGGQTADRLAVERDRVAQQLRAMWGQRVTLEKQGQQAIIPADSADLAKVLAEYPGARMIAGATDVGLWVTKFLRDISPAVFIGHLMKDIEITDTASGREIRLGAGVTYTEALPLIARHLPAAREYWLRIGGWQVRNMGTIGGNIANGSPIGDTPPLLIALGARIVLRRGDNRREIAIEDFFIDYGKQDRAADEFVETIVIPVDENAQLAAYKISKRRESDISSVAAGFAITVDGGMITDARIAFGGMAGVPKRATGAEAALRGQPFAEAAFDAAARAVADDFTPLSDMRASAEYRATVAANLFRRFWLERSEPGLPVRLDQAVGA, translated from the coding sequence ATGGAACATCAGATGAGATTTCTGCTGAACGGGTCCGAGGTCGCGCTGACCGAGGTCGGCCCCGCCGACACCTTGCTGGATTACCTGCGCCTGACCCGCCGCCTGACCGGCACCAAGGAAGGCTGCGCCGAGGGCGATTGCGGCGCCTGCACCGTGCTGGTCGGCCGGCTGACCCCGGACGGGCTGATCTATGAGCCGGTGAATGCCTGCATCCGCTTTCTCGCCTCGGTCCATGGCTGCCATGTCGTCACCATCGAGGGCATGTCTGCCCCCGGCGGCGGGCTGCACGCGATCCAGCAGGCGATGATCGACCATCATGGCAGCCAGTGCGGGTTCTGCACGCCCGGCATCGTCATGTCGCTGTATGGGCTGTGGATGGCCGATCCCGATGCCGGCCCGGCCCGGATCGAGACTGCGCTGCAGGGCAATCTGTGCCGCTGCACCGGCTATGAGCCGATCATCAAGGCAGCGGTCGCCGCGATGGATGCGGGCGGCCAGACCGCCGACCGGCTGGCGGTGGAACGCGACCGGGTCGCGCAGCAGTTGCGCGCGATGTGGGGTCAGCGGGTGACGCTGGAAAAGCAGGGTCAGCAGGCGATCATCCCCGCCGACAGCGCCGATCTGGCCAAGGTGCTGGCCGAATATCCGGGCGCGCGCATGATTGCCGGGGCGACCGATGTCGGGCTGTGGGTGACCAAGTTCCTGCGCGACATCTCGCCCGCCGTCTTCATCGGGCATCTGATGAAGGATATCGAGATCACCGACACCGCCTCCGGGCGCGAGATCCGGCTTGGCGCGGGCGTCACCTATACCGAGGCGCTGCCCCTGATCGCCCGCCATCTGCCCGCCGCGCGCGAATACTGGCTGCGGATCGGCGGCTGGCAGGTGCGCAACATGGGCACCATCGGCGGCAATATCGCCAATGGCTCGCCCATCGGCGACACGCCCCCGCTGCTGATCGCGCTTGGCGCGCGGATCGTGCTGCGCCGTGGCGACAACCGGCGCGAGATCGCGATCGAGGATTTCTTCATCGACTACGGCAAGCAGGACCGCGCGGCGGATGAGTTCGTCGAAACCATCGTCATTCCGGTCGATGAAAACGCCCAGCTTGCCGCCTACAAGATCAGCAAGCGGCGCGAAAGCGACATCAGCTCGGTCGCGGCAGGCTTTGCGATTACCGTCGATGGGGGTATGATCACCGATGCGCGCATCGCCTTCGGCGGCATGGCGGGCGTGCCCAAACGCGCCACCGGGGCCGAGGCCGCGCTGCGCGGCCAGCCCTTTGCCGAGGCCGCCTTTGACGCCGCCGCGCGCGCCGTGGCCGATGACTTCACGCCGCTGTCGGACATGCGCGCCTCGGCCGAGTATCGCGCGACGGTGGCGGCGAACCTGTTCCGCCGCTTCTGGCTGGAACGCTCGGAACCCGGACTGCCGGTCCGGTTGGATCAAGCAGTGGGGGCCTGA
- a CDS encoding LysR family transcriptional regulator, with protein MPYIESLRVFCRVVELGSITSGGRDLRLSPAVASNRIKELENRLSVRLLNRTTRTLTPTEIGRAFYDHARRVITTLDEAESMVASLSGTPQGVLRLSATLGVGRRLIAPLIPQFCAEHPGVELRLRLSDRNINLIEDGIDLGFVLGQPADSALKWRKIADAPRVLVATPGYVETHGAPASPDDLANHNCLLLRYPRSPEYFWVIETAQGARKFMVKGQFDADDGDVLRDWALAGHGIANRPRYEVAEDLAEGRLVEILPETPPVTAQFGVLMPHRRLQDPKLRLFVDYAVQALKSKL; from the coding sequence ATGCCGTATATCGAAAGCCTGCGCGTGTTCTGCCGCGTGGTCGAGCTGGGCTCGATCACCTCGGGCGGGCGCGATCTGCGGCTGTCGCCTGCCGTCGCCTCGAACCGCATCAAGGAGCTTGAGAACCGGCTGTCGGTGCGGCTGCTGAACCGCACCACCCGCACCCTGACCCCGACCGAGATCGGGCGCGCCTTCTATGACCACGCCCGCCGCGTGATCACCACGCTGGACGAGGCGGAATCCATGGTCGCCAGCCTGTCCGGCACGCCGCAGGGGGTGCTGCGGCTCAGCGCGACGCTGGGGGTGGGGCGGCGGCTGATCGCGCCGCTGATCCCGCAATTCTGCGCCGAACATCCCGGCGTCGAGCTGCGGCTGCGGCTGTCGGACCGCAACATCAACCTGATCGAGGACGGGATCGATCTGGGCTTCGTCCTGGGCCAGCCGGCGGATTCAGCGCTGAAATGGCGCAAGATCGCCGACGCGCCGCGGGTTCTGGTGGCGACGCCGGGCTATGTCGAGACCCATGGCGCGCCCGCCTCGCCCGACGATCTGGCGAACCACAACTGCCTGCTGCTGCGCTATCCGCGCAGCCCGGAATATTTCTGGGTGATCGAGACCGCGCAGGGCGCGCGAAAATTCATGGTCAAGGGGCAGTTCGATGCCGATGACGGCGATGTGCTGCGCGACTGGGCGCTGGCCGGTCACGGCATCGCCAACCGCCCGCGCTACGAGGTGGCCGAGGATCTGGCCGAGGGGCGGCTGGTCGAGATCCTGCCCGAAACCCCGCCGGTCACGGCGCAGTTCGGCGTGCTGATGCCGCATCGCCGCCTGCAGGACCCGAAGCTGCGCCTGTTCGTCGATTACGCGGTGCAGGCGCTGAAATCGAAGCTGTAG
- the bhcD gene encoding iminosuccinate reductase BhcD, whose protein sequence is MWVLAEDRIAGLMTPEAAFDAVENVFAAMTTGKARNFPVIREALGHQDALYGFKGGFDAAGMALGLKAGGYWPHNHESGLINHQSTIFLFDPDTGRIKAAVGGNLLTALRTAAASAVSIRHLAPKGASVLGMIGAGHQSAFQMRAAARIGGFQRVIGWNHDPAMLPRLAETAAEIGLPFEAVDLDRLGAEADVIISITSAFEPLLLDHHVQGPTHIAAMGTDTKGKQELDPALLARARVFTDEVAQSASIGEAQHAVAAGLIAAGDITPIGDVITGAHEGRGGAEVTIFDGTGVGLQDLAVAAAALDLARQQNIAVQVEI, encoded by the coding sequence ATGTGGGTTCTGGCCGAGGATCGGATCGCCGGGCTGATGACGCCCGAAGCCGCCTTTGACGCCGTCGAGAACGTCTTTGCCGCCATGACCACGGGAAAGGCGCGAAACTTTCCGGTGATCCGAGAGGCGCTTGGCCATCAGGACGCGCTTTATGGCTTCAAGGGCGGGTTCGACGCCGCCGGCATGGCGCTAGGGCTGAAGGCGGGGGGGTACTGGCCGCACAACCACGAAAGCGGGCTGATCAACCACCAGTCGACGATCTTCCTGTTCGATCCCGACACCGGCCGGATCAAGGCTGCGGTGGGCGGCAACCTGCTGACCGCGCTGCGGACGGCCGCCGCCAGCGCGGTGTCGATCCGGCATCTGGCGCCCAAGGGCGCCAGCGTGCTGGGCATGATCGGGGCCGGGCATCAATCGGCCTTCCAGATGCGCGCCGCGGCGCGGATCGGCGGGTTCCAGCGGGTCATCGGCTGGAACCACGACCCCGCCATGCTGCCGCGTCTGGCCGAGACCGCCGCCGAGATCGGCCTGCCCTTCGAGGCGGTCGATCTGGACCGGCTGGGGGCCGAGGCCGATGTCATCATCTCGATCACCTCGGCCTTCGAGCCGCTGTTGCTGGACCACCACGTCCAAGGCCCGACCCATATCGCCGCGATGGGGACCGACACCAAGGGCAAGCAGGAACTCGACCCGGCGCTGCTCGCCCGCGCCCGCGTCTTCACCGACGAGGTCGCGCAATCGGCCAGCATCGGCGAGGCGCAGCACGCGGTGGCGGCGGGTCTGATCGCGGCCGGCGACATCACCCCCATCGGCGATGTCATCACCGGCGCGCATGAGGGGCGCGGCGGGGCCGAGGTCACCATCTTCGACGGCACCGGCGTGGGGCTGCAGGATCTGGCCGTGGCCGCCGCCGCCCTCGATCTGGCGCGGCAGCAGAACATCGCCGTGCAGGTCGAGATCTGA